A stretch of the Gracilinanus agilis isolate LMUSP501 chromosome 4, AgileGrace, whole genome shotgun sequence genome encodes the following:
- the SLAMF9 gene encoding SLAM family member 9 has translation MARMKVPPWLFFFLMLLTPQEGEGQSGEQEEPDPKELMLVLGESASLPVNIPEGEEIERIVWSFHSTLAVIQREAMDEPSINIVADPRFNVTVNISDHTYSLQISNLSKEDEGTYRAEMDFQGDLGTITQKFILHIYRRLPKPKVTVILDISEESVCNVTLKCHVDGEGDDEEFSWTSLEPGAIVSDGGSVLHLSWRPGDNDLTSTCRVRNPVSFSSYSLPVEHFCTGPKVSSSTSCSSLVKGLFILVLFGFLIVGIIVTRNLIKNKKPATRRIHRGMKLRKGVKRENLQEKEFP, from the exons ATGGCCAGGATGAAGGTTCCTCCAtggctcttcttcttcctcatgcTTCTTACCCCCCAGGAAG GAGAAGGACAATCTGGAGAGCAGGAGGAGCCTGATCCGAAGGAGCTCATGTTGGTCTTGGGGGAGTCAGCCAGCCTCCCTGTGAATATCCCAgaaggtgaagaaattgagagaattgtTTGGAGTTTTCATTCGACTCTTGCCGTGATTCAACGAGAAGCCATGGATGAGCCTTCCATCAACATAGTAGCTGACCCTCGGTTCAATGTCACTGTGAATATCTCTGACCATACCTACTCCCTGCAGATCAGCAACCTGAGCAAGGAGGATGAGGGAACCTATCGAGCAGAGATGGACTTTCAAGGTGATCTTGGCACCATCACTCAGAAGTTCATTCTACATATCTACC GACGACTTCCAAAGCCCAAAGTCACTGTGATCTTGGACATCTCTGAGGAGTCCGTGTGTAATGTTACCTTAAAATGTCATGTAGATGGGGAAGGAGATGACGAGGAGTTCAGCTGGACATCCCTGGAACCAGGAGCTATTGTGTCTGATGGGGGTTCTGTCCTCCACCTCTCCTGGAGGCCTGGAGACAATGACTTGACTTCAACCTGTAGAGTCAGAAACCCTGTCAGCTTCAGTTCCTACTCCCTGCCAGTCGAGCATTTCTGTACAG GACCCAAAGTTTCATCTTCAACATCATGTTCCTCCCTGGTGAAGGGACTTTTTATTCTGGTTCTCTTTGGGTTCTTAATTGTTGGGATTATTGTAACtagaaatctaataaaaaataaaaagccagcCACAAGAAGAATTCACAGGGGGATGAAGCTGAGGAAGGGAGTGAAACGAGAAAACCTCCAAGAAAAGGAGTTTCCATAA